Proteins encoded within one genomic window of Columba livia isolate bColLiv1 breed racing homer chromosome 1, bColLiv1.pat.W.v2, whole genome shotgun sequence:
- the FBH1 gene encoding F-box DNA helicase 1 isoform X15: protein MYRFKKAHLTADDCKALAQSAEGSSSLTQPLSQRRSRGDVNRGLHPTPHARRCHGGQGQQKNITDYFKVSQTQRVGASVTNNSKIKEELPDPIFTGHDDSFSSISTVSEISGDSSFPDDEDFVPAPRKRSRKRPLSTAAILKPEHDLWGEPEEKTTVLHPEHSQIRQELDDMDIEPVPDKHYGLLGTRNWEAPQGSINQLPVEVLRNIFAFLPVTDLYQNLSLVCHSWREIVTDPSFIPWKKLYHRYLMKENMALHEVEQIMQSFAITKEEEGRVLGLIRCVSAISTRWNVDTGAVLRCLKSHHLFSKAEVCVSNKLPHLQSRTGPENMWAIIAVMVLFSDGVSDIQKLMACLQRPCSTLCVVEVTETLYCIATLLHAMRDRNIAITNRIHYNIFYCLYLMENASVTTQTVEEAAAGSCCRQDLWSGVCPEVKLTHEQQRILNHKIEHGQVVKIMAFAGTGKTTTLVKYAERYPDLNFLYVTFNKAAAERGKSVFPRNVTCRTFHSLAFGSVGKHYKEKGKLNFSKLSVYSLSFLLRNREGQSLFVRGKTVSQTLENFFASSDEEIWEEHTPIWYKNTHGERKLVSPKEKKINVEEAKEIWYNMKKLDGDVERKYKITCDGYLKLWQLSKPQLTGYDAIFVDEAQDCTPAIMDVVLSQRCGIILVGDPHQQIYTFRGAVNTLYSVPHTHVYYLTQSFRFGPEIAYVGATILDVCKKIRNKTLVGGNQEGDVRGRMKGKITILSRSNFNVFEDAVRLTERQRDTKIHVIGGLHRFDLSRIDDIWKLSQAADRQKKENLVINDSFIKKWEETRGFIGLKEYAEHVDDKDLQMKIAIVEKYRERVPELVQRIKSRHVLQEASADYIIGTVHQAKGLEFNTVLIADDFVTVSFLSGGNQRRNNFNIDR, encoded by the exons A TGTATCGATTCAAGAAAGCGCACCTCACGGCCGATGACTGCAAAGCTCTCGCGCAGAGCGCGGAAGGTTCGTCCTCCCTGACGCAGCCATTGAGTCAAAGACGAAGTAGAGGAGATGTAAACAGGGGCCTCCATCCCACCCCCCACGCACGGAGATGTCACGGAG GCCAAGGGCAGCAGAAGAACATCACCGATTACTTCAAGGTCTCTCAGACACAACGAGTAGGTGCCAGTGTGACAAATAACAGCAAAATCAAGGAAGAGCTACCGGATCCCATCTTCACTGGACATGATGATTCATTCAGCAGCATCTCCACTGTGTCAGAGATCAGTGGTGATTCCTCCTTTCCGGACGATGAAGACTTTGTACCAGCTCCCAGGAAAAGATCCAGAAAACGGCCTCTGTCCACTGCAGCCATTCTGAAGCCAGAACACGACTTGTGGGGTGAGCCTGAGGAGAAGACAACAGTTCTTCATCCGGAACACAGCCAAATCAGGCAGGAACTTGATGATATGGACATTGAACCGGTCCCTGATAAACACTATGGACTCCTGGGGACTCGGAACTGGGAAGCGCCTCAGGGAAGTATCAACCAACTGCCAGTTGAAGTCCTGAGGAACATCTTTGCTTTCCTACCAGTGACTGATCTGTATCAGAACCTGAGCCTGGTGTGTCATAGCTGGAGGGAAATAGTCACAGATCCAAGC TTCATTCCTTGGAAAAAGCTGTACCATCGCTACCTGATGAAGGAGAACATGGCCTTGCATGAAGTCGAACAGATCATGCAGAGTTTTGCCATaacaaaggaggaggaaggacgTGTGCTGGGGCTGATCAG GTGCGTGTCTGCCATATCCACCAGATGGAATGTGGATACCGGGGCGGTTCTCCGGTGTTTGAAGAGTCATCACCTCTTCTCAAAGGCTGAAGTCTGCGTCAGCAACAAACTGCCGCATTTACAGAGCAGGACGGGG CCTGAGAACATGTGGGCCATAATTGcagtcatggtgcttttttCCGATGGCGTCAGCGACATCCAAAAGCTGATGGCGTGTCTGCAGAGACCCTGCTCTACCCTCTGCGTTGTGGAGGTGACGGAGACGCTTTACTGCATTGCCACATTGCTGCACGCGATGAGAGACAGGAACATCGCGATCACCAACAG GATCCATTACAATATTTTCTACTGTTTGTATCTGATGGAAAATGCTTCTGTAACTACGCAGACAGTCGAAGAAGCAGCAGCGGGATCATGCTGCAGGCAAGACTTGTGGTCCGG tgTCTGTCCTGAAGTAAAACTGACCCATGAACAGCAAAGGATTCTGAATCACAAAATTGAGCATGGTCAAGTAGTGAAAATCATGGCATTTGCGG GTACAGGCAAAACCACCACCTTGGTGAAGTACGCGGAGAGGTATCCTGACCTGAACTTCCTTTACGTGACATTTAacaaagctgctgcagagcGAGGAAAAAGCGTCTTCCCCAGAAATGTCACCTGCAGGACTTTCCATTCGTTGGCGTTTGGAAGCGTCGGCAAACA CtataaagaaaaaggcaaactgAACTTCTCCAAGCTGTCAGTTTATTCCTTGAGTTTCCTTCTGCGGAACCGTGAAGGCCAATCTCTGTTTGTAAGAGGCAAAACAGTCTCGCAGACCCTTGAGAACTTTTTTGCATCTTCAGATGAAGAGATTTGGGAAGAGCACACTCCTATTTGGTACAAAAATACTCACGGCGAGAGAAAACTTGTCAgtccaaaggaaaagaaa ATCAACGTGGAAGAGGCCAAAGAGATCTGGTACAACATGAAGAAACTGGATGGAGACGTCGAGAGGAAATACAAGATAACTTGTGATG GGTATTTGAAACTTTGGCAGCTCAGCAAGCCTCAGCTCACGGGATATGATGCCATTTTTGTGGACGAAGCCCAGGACTGCACTCCAG CCATCATGGATGTTGTGCTGTCACAGAGATGCGGGATCATCCTCGTAGGAGACCCTCACCAGCAGATTTATACCTTCCGCGGTGCTGTCAATACCCTCTACTCGGTGCCTCACACCCATGTCTATTACCTCACCCAG AGTTTCAGATTTGGTCCTGAAATAGCTTACGTTGGAGCAACCATTCTGGATGTCTGCAAGAAAATCAGGAATAAAACATTAGTGGGTGGAAACCAAGAAG GCGATGTGAGaggcagaatgaaagggaagatAACCATCCTATCCCGAAGCAATTTTAACGTCTTTGAGGATGCTGTGAGGCttacagagagacagagagataCTAAAATACACGTGATTGGG ggCCTTCACCGTTTTGACCTGAGCAGAATTGATGATATTTGGAAACTCAGTCAAGCCGCGGATAGACAGAAAAAAG aaaacctTGTTATAAATGACTCCTTTATCAAAAAATGGGAAGAAACTAGAGGATTCATTGGTTTAAAGGAATACGCAGAGCACGTCGATGACAAAGACCTGCAAATGAAGATTGCGATAGTGGAGAAATACAGAGAGCGGGTCCCCGAGCTGGTGCAGAGGATTAAGAGCAGACACGTCTTACAAGAAGCCTCGGCAG ATTACATAATAGGTACTGTCCACCAAGCCAAAGGCCTGGAGTTCAATACGGTGCTGATTGCAGATGACTTTGTGACAGTATCTTTTCTTAGTGGTGGTAACCAGAGAAGAAATAACTTCAATATTG